Proteins from a genomic interval of Paenibacillus sp. RC334:
- a CDS encoding pyridoxamine 5'-phosphate oxidase family protein, with protein MDKVRYKIREVTDSGKIDSFLNKARIGHLGMVDGKLPYVVPLNYVWSNGKLYFHGATGGRRNQVMSTNPEVCFTVCEEYGTITDPVPAKTDTAYMSVMIFGKAEPIVDLDEVTHMLQEMIRKYVPDYYNRPLAKQHVDKYRSAVFGGPVQVYRIDPYHITAKENPIEEEKMYRPAKTV; from the coding sequence ATGGATAAGGTTCGTTACAAGATAAGAGAAGTAACAGACAGTGGCAAAATTGATTCTTTCTTGAATAAAGCGAGGATTGGGCATCTGGGTATGGTTGATGGTAAGTTGCCATACGTTGTTCCGCTCAATTATGTTTGGTCAAACGGAAAGCTTTATTTTCATGGAGCTACTGGCGGGAGACGAAATCAGGTGATGAGTACAAATCCAGAGGTTTGTTTTACAGTTTGCGAAGAATATGGAACTATTACTGATCCAGTACCAGCTAAGACAGACACCGCGTATATGAGTGTTATGATTTTCGGCAAGGCTGAGCCTATTGTCGATCTGGACGAAGTTACACATATGTTGCAGGAAATGATTCGAAAATATGTGCCTGATTATTATAACCGCCCATTAGCCAAACAGCACGTTGACAAATATAGGTCCGCTGTATTCGGAGGTCCAGTTCAGGTATACCGAATTGACCCCTATCATATAACGGCGAAAGAAAATCCAATCGAAGAAGAAAAAATGTATAGACCAGCAAAAACAGTCTAA
- a CDS encoding YitT family protein yields the protein MKPASGDASRFPVFYTVIGGITASVGLELFLHPHDMIAGGVTGISRLMSLYTQEHFGLLLFILNLPLMLLYSLSTHKPMLLRALPGLFAFSGSAIILSPFPAVSGHPVVCALGGGICIGLGAGLAARHGGLLDSLGLNESDDGRPSSLFLTQRKIPLIQIVMLCNGLLLITAGFVLGWEPALYSALSCLAAYETTRLMFTGLTRMICVVSKDQQTVQEALYRRLRIYSTPVGNPAQIEGKNRGERAEEKDEQVIVYSVHLLDLQRFKAVIQMADPQAEIMYVKRWEV from the coding sequence GTGAAGCCCGCTTCGGGAGATGCGAGCAGGTTCCCTGTCTTTTATACGGTGATTGGCGGAATTACGGCATCCGTCGGTCTGGAATTGTTTTTGCATCCGCATGATATGATCGCTGGTGGCGTCACAGGCATTTCCAGACTCATGTCGCTTTATACACAAGAGCATTTTGGATTACTGCTGTTCATTTTGAACTTGCCGCTCATGCTGCTATATTCTCTGTCGACCCACAAGCCCATGCTACTTCGGGCGCTTCCAGGTCTGTTTGCCTTTTCAGGCTCAGCCATTATTCTGTCCCCTTTCCCGGCAGTAAGTGGTCACCCGGTAGTATGCGCTCTGGGCGGAGGGATCTGCATCGGACTTGGCGCAGGGCTGGCGGCCCGTCACGGAGGTTTGCTCGATTCTCTGGGGCTGAACGAATCTGACGATGGCCGTCCGTCCAGTCTGTTTCTGACACAGCGGAAGATTCCGTTGATACAAATTGTGATGCTTTGTAATGGTTTGCTGTTAATTACGGCTGGCTTCGTGCTAGGCTGGGAACCAGCTCTGTATTCAGCCCTATCCTGCCTTGCTGCCTATGAAACGACCCGACTGATGTTTACCGGTCTGACTCGGATGATTTGCGTCGTCAGCAAGGATCAGCAAACCGTCCAAGAAGCCTTATACCGCAGGCTCCGTATTTACAGTACGCCTGTGGGAAATCCTGCACAGATAGAGGGCAAAAATAGAGGTGAACGGGCAGAGGAAAAAGATGAACAGGTCATCGTCTACAGCGTTCATCTATTGGATTTGCAGCGCTTTAAGGCGGTCATCCAAATGGCAGATCCGCAGGCTGAGATTATGTATGTGAAGCGATGGGAAGTGTAG
- a CDS encoding cation:proton antiporter: protein MDHLVFEVGLAIALIAAAGLISTKLRLSVIPFYILIGMAVGPHAMELWHFDFRFIESAPFIDFMGRIGVLFLLFYLGLEFSVGRLIKSGRSIAVGGTIYIGINFTLGLALGFLTGFPIAETLVIAGITTISSSAIAAKVLVDLKRTANAETEMILGIIMFEDVFLAVYISILSGLVLSDSSSLGGVLLSALIALGFMLAVIIIGRKAVPLLNRILRIRSNEVFGLVIFGSLFLVAGFSETIHVAEAIGALLIGLVLAETEHAKRIEHLIVPFRDFFGALFFFSFGLSIDPLSLGGNAIWLALAAVILTLIGNVWAGMLAGRTVSLSPKASANIGLTIVARGEFSIIMANLGKEGGLLDIVQPFAAIYVLILAIMAPLLAKQSKPIFNMMNKVFKFKDPRLRKEERNSV from the coding sequence ATGGATCATCTGGTATTTGAGGTTGGATTGGCTATTGCTCTGATCGCCGCAGCCGGACTTATCTCCACCAAACTCCGCTTATCGGTCATCCCTTTTTATATCCTGATTGGAATGGCCGTCGGACCGCATGCGATGGAGCTGTGGCATTTTGATTTTCGATTTATCGAAAGCGCGCCTTTTATTGATTTTATGGGAAGAATCGGGGTGCTGTTTCTTCTCTTCTACCTGGGACTGGAGTTCTCGGTAGGCCGTTTGATTAAATCAGGCCGTTCCATCGCGGTGGGCGGCACCATATATATCGGCATTAATTTTACATTAGGACTGGCGCTCGGCTTTCTAACTGGTTTTCCCATCGCAGAGACACTCGTCATTGCCGGGATCACCACGATTTCCTCCAGCGCCATTGCTGCCAAGGTGTTGGTCGATCTGAAGCGAACCGCTAATGCTGAAACTGAAATGATTTTAGGCATTATTATGTTTGAGGATGTTTTCCTCGCCGTCTACATTTCTATCCTCTCCGGATTGGTTCTCAGCGATTCATCCTCGCTCGGGGGTGTGCTGTTATCGGCGCTAATCGCGCTTGGTTTTATGCTCGCAGTTATTATTATCGGTCGGAAGGCCGTCCCTCTGTTAAATCGAATTCTTCGTATTCGCTCCAATGAGGTATTCGGACTTGTTATTTTTGGCTCCCTGTTTCTTGTGGCAGGTTTTTCGGAAACGATTCATGTGGCGGAAGCCATCGGAGCCTTATTAATCGGACTCGTGCTAGCCGAAACAGAACATGCCAAACGGATCGAGCATTTAATTGTTCCTTTCCGCGATTTCTTTGGCGCCTTGTTCTTCTTCAGCTTCGGACTATCTATTGATCCACTGTCTCTGGGCGGAAACGCGATCTGGCTTGCGCTGGCAGCAGTCATTCTTACGTTAATCGGTAACGTTTGGGCCGGAATGCTGGCTGGACGCACTGTCTCTCTGTCACCCAAGGCGTCGGCAAATATCGGTTTGACGATTGTGGCCCGCGGTGAGTTCTCGATCATTATGGCTAATTTGGGAAAAGAGGGCGGTTTGCTGGATATTGTTCAGCCCTTTGCAGCTATCTATGTACTTATATTGGCGATTATGGCTCCCTTACTGGCAAAACAGTCAAAACCTATTTTTAATATGATGAATAAGGTTTTCAAATTCAAGGACCCCCGCCTTCGAAAGGAAGAGAGGAACTCGGTGTAA
- a CDS encoding cation:proton antiporter regulatory subunit, which translates to MDIRESILPGIGIKYRIDAENGDRLVIIIHDDGRRELYHFDYEDLEQSISMTTLSDQEARLVASIIGGMTYKPKQLESVEMTFDDFIIEWYRVEPHYASVGKSIGELDVRQNSGATVIAIVEKKGNKYVNPGPEVIISEDATVVVVGERDQQKRFKQILMNGSG; encoded by the coding sequence ATGGATATTCGAGAATCTATTTTGCCAGGAATCGGGATTAAATATCGAATAGATGCGGAAAATGGCGATCGCCTTGTCATTATTATTCATGATGACGGCAGACGTGAGTTGTATCATTTTGATTATGAGGATTTGGAACAAAGTATTTCTATGACGACCCTAAGTGATCAGGAAGCGCGATTGGTGGCCTCCATTATCGGTGGCATGACGTATAAGCCCAAGCAGCTTGAAAGCGTAGAAATGACGTTCGACGATTTTATTATTGAATGGTACAGAGTGGAACCTCACTATGCTAGTGTTGGCAAGTCCATCGGTGAGCTGGATGTACGCCAAAATTCAGGAGCTACGGTTATTGCCATTGTTGAGAAAAAAGGGAACAAGTATGTAAATCCCGGCCCGGAAGTGATTATTAGCGAGGATGCTACTGTGGTCGTGGTCGGGGAACGTGATCAGCAAAAACGCTTTAAACAAATTCTTATGAACGGAAGCGGGTGA
- a CDS encoding putative sporulation protein YtxC yields MELFTVWTHTDGNQESDRFYQVVKSRNKGLHMSRRGFRFTFRQLENKVAWTCKGTESNPAFESFLPCVYSIMASAIADYIIEVKEWGMLNLILAKACSLLEEEDTEQIRSMVRSLLKDDGSRGRMKRHGKLAALLEKDFMELRVINLEGLIQFRLNTYKKELEEIVDYAMEEFWADRQYEEFMGLLKYFVFFQESKVPLVHVLHQGGHDFTILDSSMVPIPTPEGDDIIVEMPGVELEMEVEDRIVSTLISISPASIILHTDDEHTPIVRTLLHIFEDKMKLSRLYPGQDVQK; encoded by the coding sequence ATGGAACTGTTTACAGTGTGGACCCATACAGACGGGAATCAGGAAAGCGACCGTTTTTATCAGGTGGTCAAGAGTAGAAACAAAGGACTACATATGTCACGGCGCGGATTTCGATTCACTTTCAGACAACTGGAAAACAAAGTGGCATGGACCTGCAAGGGTACAGAGAGCAATCCAGCGTTTGAAAGTTTTCTCCCCTGTGTATACAGCATCATGGCTTCCGCAATAGCGGATTATATTATCGAAGTGAAGGAATGGGGGATGCTCAATCTGATCCTCGCTAAAGCCTGTTCGCTACTGGAGGAAGAGGATACGGAGCAGATTCGCAGCATGGTGCGTTCTTTGTTAAAGGATGATGGCTCAAGAGGGCGTATGAAGCGTCACGGCAAACTGGCGGCCTTACTGGAAAAGGATTTTATGGAGCTGCGCGTGATTAATCTGGAAGGGCTTATTCAATTCAGGTTGAACACATACAAAAAAGAGCTTGAGGAAATCGTCGACTATGCCATGGAAGAGTTTTGGGCGGATCGGCAGTATGAAGAATTTATGGGATTGCTCAAATATTTTGTGTTTTTCCAGGAAAGTAAAGTTCCACTAGTGCATGTGCTTCATCAGGGTGGGCATGATTTTACCATCCTCGATAGCTCCATGGTGCCGATACCGACACCTGAAGGAGATGACATTATTGTGGAAATGCCAGGGGTTGAACTGGAAATGGAGGTTGAGGACAGGATCGTCAGTACACTCATTTCGATTTCGCCTGCTTCCATTATATTACACACAGACGACGAGCACACCCCTATTGTGCGGACGCTCCTGCATATTTTTGAAGATAAAATGAAGCTCAGCAGGCTCTATCCCGGGCAGGATGTTCAAAAATAA
- a CDS encoding 3D domain-containing protein, with protein sequence MRSMLVWKRILGTVLTTTCLVLPGNEVYGHKEPVQHKKGQSTPVLAPRKEPVITTMTVTATGYTAGYESTGKRPSHPGYGITYSGVKVRRDKNTLSTIAADPKTFPLGSILYIPGYGYGIVADTGSAIKGNKIDLYFKTTRQVYSEWGKKEVDVQIIRKGSGKCTEKMLNSLQRVIETHKSIPAATLDDSI encoded by the coding sequence ATGAGATCCATGTTGGTATGGAAACGGATTTTGGGAACCGTGTTAACCACCACTTGTCTGGTATTGCCCGGCAATGAGGTTTATGGTCACAAAGAGCCGGTCCAGCATAAAAAAGGGCAGTCAACGCCTGTTTTGGCTCCACGGAAGGAGCCGGTGATTACGACCATGACGGTCACGGCAACAGGATATACAGCAGGCTATGAATCCACTGGCAAGCGGCCAAGTCATCCGGGTTACGGTATTACGTATTCCGGTGTTAAAGTGCGTCGTGACAAAAACACACTGTCCACGATTGCGGCCGATCCCAAAACATTTCCTTTGGGCAGCATTTTGTACATTCCAGGTTACGGCTACGGCATTGTGGCAGATACGGGATCAGCGATCAAAGGCAATAAAATCGACCTGTATTTCAAAACTACCCGGCAGGTGTATTCCGAGTGGGGCAAGAAAGAAGTGGATGTGCAAATTATTAGAAAAGGAAGCGGAAAATGTACGGAGAAGATGCTGAATTCGCTCCAAAGGGTGATCGAGACGCACAAATCCATTCCGGCCGCTACGCTGGATGATTCCATATAA
- a CDS encoding trypsin-like peptidase domain-containing protein: MDEFKNNNSGRRDDNDQVESDKTTRQNDSNGSSYYYSYGPFSSVQSDGQRKDGKLVEKDVEITPPQAVRPLPSSYHRAGAEQQQDGSGRNGGNWQFKQNKPKSQVKTIFLSFLAGMLVITVLMYTADRTNMFTPETALTSAAAESGETTNSGTTSQLPNAVPAVMPSGTADVQSVVAKAGPAVVKIETLAKQSSSSGRQSSPYYNDPLYQYFFGNQYGDSGNSGNNGSSNENEGSNSGQLTPLGIGSGFIFDKTGYILTNNHVVEGANVVQVTVEGTNKPYEAKVLGKNADLDLAVLKIEGKDNFPTVTLGNSENAKVGEWMVAIGNPEGFEHSVTAGVLSAKERTITINSESTGKPTQYKHLIQTDASINPGNSGGPLLNLQGQVIGMNVAVSADAQGIGFAIPSNTILEVVDKLKNNQPIPKEPVPFIGASLLNLSPEVAKELGTTLTEGSVVRDIIYKSPAYQADLRPYDVIIGANGTPYSTSQELIDFIQKQKVGTALTLNIERAGQKKDVQLKVGNKNDFSSTLQQ; encoded by the coding sequence ATGGACGAATTTAAAAATAATAATTCCGGACGCCGGGATGACAACGATCAGGTTGAATCCGATAAAACAACCCGGCAAAATGATTCAAACGGTTCCTCATATTACTATTCGTACGGTCCCTTTTCTTCGGTTCAATCAGATGGACAACGCAAGGATGGGAAGCTTGTAGAGAAGGACGTTGAGATTACGCCACCGCAGGCGGTAAGGCCTCTTCCTTCCTCTTACCATCGTGCCGGGGCTGAACAACAACAAGACGGCTCGGGTCGGAACGGTGGTAACTGGCAATTTAAACAAAATAAACCCAAGTCCCAGGTAAAGACGATTTTCCTATCCTTTTTGGCCGGGATGCTGGTTATTACGGTTCTGATGTACACGGCCGACCGCACGAATATGTTCACTCCTGAGACGGCGTTGACTTCGGCGGCAGCTGAAAGCGGAGAAACGACTAATTCGGGAACGACGAGTCAGTTACCTAACGCAGTTCCGGCTGTGATGCCTTCCGGCACTGCAGACGTTCAATCCGTTGTGGCCAAAGCGGGTCCGGCAGTCGTCAAAATTGAAACACTGGCTAAGCAATCTAGTAGCAGTGGCAGACAAAGCAGTCCTTATTATAATGACCCGCTATATCAATATTTTTTCGGTAATCAGTATGGAGACAGTGGTAATAGCGGAAACAACGGCAGCAGCAATGAAAATGAAGGCAGCAACAGCGGACAACTGACTCCGCTTGGTATTGGTTCCGGCTTTATTTTCGATAAAACGGGCTACATCCTGACGAACAATCACGTTGTTGAAGGCGCGAATGTGGTCCAGGTCACGGTAGAGGGAACCAATAAGCCTTATGAAGCCAAAGTGCTGGGCAAAAATGCAGACCTGGATCTGGCTGTGCTGAAAATTGAAGGCAAGGATAACTTCCCGACGGTAACGTTAGGCAACTCCGAAAATGCTAAAGTCGGTGAGTGGATGGTAGCCATCGGTAACCCTGAAGGCTTCGAGCATTCGGTAACAGCCGGGGTGTTGAGTGCGAAGGAACGTACGATTACCATTAACAGTGAGTCTACGGGAAAACCTACTCAATATAAACATTTAATTCAGACCGATGCGTCCATTAACCCGGGGAACTCTGGTGGCCCTCTGTTGAACCTGCAAGGACAGGTTATCGGCATGAACGTAGCTGTCAGTGCTGACGCACAGGGAATCGGGTTTGCGATTCCGTCCAATACGATTTTGGAAGTCGTCGACAAGCTGAAAAACAATCAGCCTATTCCGAAAGAACCCGTTCCTTTCATTGGCGCAAGTCTGTTGAATCTGAGTCCCGAAGTAGCCAAGGAATTGGGGACAACCCTGACTGAAGGCTCAGTGGTGCGGGATATTATCTACAAATCACCAGCTTATCAGGCGGATCTGCGTCCTTATGATGTGATTATCGGAGCTAATGGTACTCCTTACAGCACATCACAGGAGCTGATCGATTTCATTCAAAAGCAAAAAGTGGGTACAGCACTGACGCTTAACATTGAACGGGCAGGACAGAAAAAGGATGTCCAGTTAAAAGTGGGTAACAAGAACGACTTTAGCTCGACTCTTCAACAGTAA
- a CDS encoding response regulator transcription factor, whose translation MRSTVLIIDDDEKIVSMLRRGLAFEGYEVMTAANGAEGLNKMLTAEPDVVVLDVMMPQLDGFEVCRRMREGGSTVPVLMLTAKDEVENRVKGLDLGADDYLVKPFALEELLARVRALLRRKTEQQDHNGHRLTFEDLQLDNESREVVRGGKRLELTAKEFELLHLFMQNPKRVLSRDLIMDKIWGYDYSGESNVLEVYIAMLRQKTEQDGGKRLIRTIRGAGYILRGDV comes from the coding sequence ATGCGTTCTACCGTTCTGATTATTGATGACGATGAAAAAATTGTGTCCATGCTGCGCAGAGGGCTGGCCTTCGAGGGCTATGAAGTGATGACGGCTGCCAACGGCGCAGAGGGATTGAATAAAATGCTTACAGCTGAGCCAGACGTTGTCGTGCTGGATGTGATGATGCCTCAACTGGATGGTTTTGAGGTATGCCGTCGCATGCGGGAGGGAGGAAGTACGGTGCCCGTTCTGATGCTTACAGCCAAGGACGAGGTGGAGAACCGGGTCAAGGGACTGGATCTGGGTGCAGACGACTATCTCGTCAAGCCGTTTGCTCTGGAGGAGCTACTGGCTCGTGTGCGGGCGCTTCTGCGCCGTAAAACCGAGCAGCAGGATCATAATGGACATCGACTGACCTTCGAAGATTTACAGCTGGATAACGAATCGCGTGAAGTGGTTCGCGGCGGCAAGCGGCTGGAGCTGACGGCAAAGGAATTTGAACTGCTCCACTTGTTTATGCAAAACCCGAAGCGCGTTCTGTCTCGTGATCTGATTATGGACAAAATTTGGGGTTATGACTACAGCGGAGAGTCAAACGTGCTAGAAGTGTATATTGCCATGCTCCGACAAAAAACGGAGCAGGATGGCGGCAAACGGCTCATTCGTACGATTCGGGGAGCGGGTTATATTTTAAGAGGTGATGTGTAA
- a CDS encoding HAMP domain-containing sensor histidine kinase, protein MPIRWRLTAWYSSILAIVLVMFGLAIYGLVYYYTYNEVKSQLMNQTPRINKQLLLTVKGGLFEVPNLDLGLVQGRGIDESQLYVQIYNYTSGVTKTTQNMKNLDITFPVPSTAAGAVQNEGIRRVSVDGDSFMIYQQPIKSEELGLVVGLLQVGQFTGSQDRLMNRLQSVLVYGSLFALLAAATSGLFLARKSMKPLVKVIEGANQIQSSNDLSVRIEYDGPPDEIGQLIATVNKMLGRTEVFYKELEDAYGAQRRFVADASHELRTPLTTIRGNVDFLLKMWTTEPGDRPDMDEAMIRELSMEALSDMADEGKRMSRLVGDMLSLARADTGKTFEKAPVALEPLVSEVARRAQFLERTSEWNVGDFSILNGVYMDGSKDYLQQMLFIFIDNAFKYTPEGMVRFDAIVYQGQVGLRISDTGIGMDKSEVPFIFDRFYRADESRGVTEGIGLGLSIAKWIIDEHHGSVEVVTRQGEGTTFIIWLPVSFSAPLE, encoded by the coding sequence ATGCCTATTCGTTGGCGACTGACAGCTTGGTATTCCAGCATCTTGGCTATAGTACTTGTTATGTTTGGACTGGCTATTTACGGACTGGTATATTATTACACATATAATGAAGTGAAAAGTCAGCTTATGAACCAGACGCCACGTATTAACAAGCAGTTACTGCTTACCGTCAAAGGAGGACTGTTTGAGGTCCCCAATCTGGATTTGGGCTTGGTGCAGGGTCGTGGAATTGATGAATCACAGCTATATGTACAAATTTATAATTATACATCCGGTGTCACCAAGACGACGCAAAATATGAAAAATCTCGATATTACCTTTCCGGTTCCATCCACAGCGGCAGGAGCGGTTCAAAATGAGGGAATTCGACGTGTAAGTGTGGATGGGGATTCCTTTATGATTTATCAGCAACCGATCAAATCTGAGGAACTGGGATTAGTGGTTGGACTGTTACAGGTGGGGCAATTTACAGGCTCTCAGGATCGGCTTATGAACAGGCTGCAAAGTGTGCTTGTATACGGTTCGTTATTTGCTTTACTCGCCGCTGCGACCTCAGGCCTCTTTTTAGCCCGCAAGTCCATGAAGCCGCTGGTCAAGGTGATCGAAGGGGCTAATCAGATTCAGTCCAGTAATGATTTGAGTGTTCGCATTGAATATGATGGACCGCCAGATGAAATTGGGCAACTGATCGCGACGGTTAACAAGATGCTGGGGCGTACGGAGGTTTTTTATAAGGAGTTGGAGGATGCTTATGGAGCCCAGCGCCGCTTTGTAGCCGATGCTTCCCATGAACTGCGTACGCCGCTTACGACAATCCGAGGCAACGTTGATTTTTTGCTTAAAATGTGGACTACCGAGCCGGGAGACCGACCCGATATGGATGAAGCGATGATTCGTGAACTCTCTATGGAGGCCCTGAGTGATATGGCGGATGAAGGAAAACGGATGAGCCGTCTGGTTGGCGATATGCTGTCGCTCGCCAGAGCAGATACAGGGAAAACCTTCGAGAAGGCCCCGGTGGCGCTGGAACCACTCGTAAGTGAGGTTGCCCGGCGTGCTCAATTTTTGGAGCGGACGTCCGAATGGAATGTGGGTGACTTTTCGATACTGAATGGCGTTTATATGGATGGCAGTAAGGATTATTTGCAGCAAATGCTGTTCATTTTCATAGATAATGCGTTCAAATATACACCTGAAGGTATGGTCCGGTTTGATGCTATCGTCTATCAGGGACAGGTAGGTCTGCGGATTAGTGATACAGGCATCGGGATGGACAAGAGTGAGGTTCCCTTTATTTTTGACCGCTTTTATCGGGCGGATGAGTCGCGCGGGGTGACGGAGGGAATTGGCTTGGGTTTGTCCATTGCCAAGTGGATTATAGATGAGCATCACGGGTCCGTGGAAGTGGTTACACGCCAAGGGGAAGGGACGACATTTATCATCTGGCTTCCGGTCAGCTTTTCCGCGCCTTTGGAATAG
- a CDS encoding 4-hydroxy-3-methylbut-2-enyl diphosphate reductase codes for MEVLRISPRGYCYGVVDAMVLARQAARNLDLPRPIYILGMIVHNSHVTNSFEDEGIITLDGPNRMEILSQVESGTVIFTAHGVSPEVRKLARDKGLTTVDATCPDVTKTHDLIREKSAEGYQIIYIGKKNHPEPEGAIGIAPDHVHLIEKEEEIDSLTLSAGKILITNQTTMSQWDIKHIMKKLLEKFPGAEIHNEICLATQVRQEAVAEQAGQADLVIVVGDPRSNNSNRLAQVSEEIAGTTAYRISDVTELKREWLEGVHKVAVTSGASTPTLITKEVILYLEQYDPANPDTWEIQRTIDMKKLLPPVREKSKTTK; via the coding sequence TTGGAAGTGCTCAGAATTTCGCCCCGGGGTTACTGCTACGGCGTAGTCGATGCCATGGTATTGGCTCGTCAGGCGGCCAGAAACTTGGATTTACCTCGGCCTATTTATATACTAGGCATGATTGTGCATAACAGTCATGTCACAAATTCCTTCGAGGATGAGGGAATTATTACACTGGACGGCCCTAACCGTATGGAGATTTTAAGCCAGGTGGAGAGTGGTACCGTTATTTTCACCGCCCATGGTGTATCCCCTGAGGTTCGCAAGCTGGCTCGCGATAAGGGGCTGACTACGGTTGATGCAACTTGCCCGGACGTCACGAAGACCCATGATCTGATTCGGGAGAAGTCTGCCGAGGGATATCAGATTATTTATATCGGCAAAAAGAATCATCCCGAGCCGGAGGGAGCTATCGGCATTGCTCCCGACCATGTTCATCTGATCGAGAAGGAAGAGGAGATCGACAGCCTTACATTGTCTGCGGGCAAAATCCTGATCACGAATCAGACGACTATGAGTCAGTGGGACATCAAGCACATTATGAAAAAGCTGCTGGAGAAGTTCCCGGGTGCCGAAATACACAATGAAATCTGTCTGGCCACTCAAGTGCGTCAGGAAGCGGTAGCGGAGCAAGCCGGACAGGCGGATCTGGTGATTGTCGTTGGCGATCCGCGCAGTAACAATTCAAACCGATTGGCTCAGGTGTCTGAGGAAATTGCGGGTACAACAGCTTACCGTATTTCCGATGTAACAGAGCTGAAGCGGGAATGGCTGGAGGGCGTTCACAAGGTAGCAGTGACCTCTGGAGCTTCTACGCCTACGTTGATTACGAAAGAGGTTATTTTGTACCTGGAGCAATATGATCCGGCTAACCCGGATACATGGGAGATTCAGCGGACGATTGATATGAAGAAGCTGCTACCCCCTGTGCGTGAAAAGTCAAAAACGACTAAATAA
- the aroF gene encoding 3-deoxy-7-phosphoheptulonate synthase, giving the protein MIVIAGVQTPEEHIQAIVAVIEKEGLQAHVSHGSDRTIIGLIGSVEPKLAEHLRQMKGVENVVKISKSYKLASRDFHPENTVISIKGVNIGGGELVIMGGPCAVESAAQIDEIAALVKAAGAQVLRGGAFKPRTGPYSFQGTGVEGLIMMAEAGKKHDLLTITEVMTPEYVDICAEYADILQVGTRNMQNFDLLRKLGTCGKPVLLKRGFSSTYDEFLNAAEYILAGGNPNVMLCERGIRTFETYTRNTLDLSAIPVLQQLSHLPVISDPSHGTGRRELVVPMTKASVAAGADGLIIEMHTDPDNSMTGDGVQSLFPDQFSDLLKDLELLAPAVGKTFHTPSTIS; this is encoded by the coding sequence ATGATCGTTATCGCTGGTGTCCAAACACCTGAAGAACATATCCAGGCTATTGTTGCAGTTATTGAAAAAGAAGGTTTGCAGGCTCATGTTTCCCATGGATCGGATCGTACGATTATCGGGCTGATCGGCAGTGTAGAGCCCAAGTTGGCTGAACACCTGCGCCAAATGAAGGGCGTAGAGAATGTAGTCAAAATATCGAAGTCTTACAAATTGGCGAGCCGTGATTTTCATCCCGAAAACACCGTCATCTCTATCAAAGGTGTGAATATCGGCGGAGGCGAGCTTGTTATTATGGGTGGACCATGCGCCGTTGAGTCTGCTGCGCAGATTGACGAAATCGCTGCATTGGTTAAAGCTGCGGGCGCACAAGTTCTCCGTGGAGGTGCTTTTAAGCCGCGTACGGGTCCTTACAGCTTCCAAGGAACGGGTGTAGAAGGTTTGATCATGATGGCCGAGGCGGGCAAGAAGCATGACCTGCTGACCATCACAGAGGTTATGACACCCGAATACGTGGATATCTGTGCGGAGTATGCGGATATTTTGCAAGTAGGTACACGTAACATGCAAAATTTTGATCTGTTGCGCAAGCTGGGAACCTGCGGCAAACCAGTGCTGCTCAAACGTGGTTTCAGTTCGACTTACGATGAGTTCCTGAATGCTGCCGAGTATATTTTGGCGGGCGGTAACCCGAATGTTATGCTGTGTGAGCGCGGAATCCGGACATTTGAAACCTACACTAGAAATACGCTGGACCTGTCAGCTATTCCTGTTCTGCAACAACTGAGCCATTTGCCGGTTATTTCCGACCCGAGCCATGGCACAGGGCGCCGTGAGCTGGTTGTTCCTATGACGAAGGCTTCGGTGGCTGCCGGAGCAGACGGGTTAATTATTGAAATGCACACGGACCCCGACAATTCGATGACGGGTGATGGTGTACAATCCCTGTTCCCGGATCAATTTTCAGATTTGCTGAAAGATTTGGAATTGCTGGCTCCAGCTGTAGGAAAAACATTTCATACGCCTAGTACCATTTCTTAA